Proteins from one Aythya fuligula isolate bAytFul2 chromosome 11, bAytFul2.pri, whole genome shotgun sequence genomic window:
- the IREB2 gene encoding iron-responsive element-binding protein 2, with protein MDPARTGSPYQPVIEALTNYPQKRFYNVSKLGGSKYDVLPYSIRVLFESSIRNCDGFLVKETDAMNILDWKTKQNNVEVPFCPARVVLQDFTGIPAMVDFAAMREAVRNAGGDPVKVNPACPTDLTVDHSLQIDFSKCAIQNTPNPGGGESQKPTAKLSPLKVQPRKLPCRGQTGCKGPCSAGDSSRSSGQFPAQIENTPILCPFHLQPVPEPETVLKNQEMEFGRNRERLQFFKWSSKVFKNISIIPPETGMAHQVNLEYLSRVVFEVKDFLYPDSVVGTDSHTTMVNGLGILGWGVGGIETEAVMLGMPVTLTLPEVVGCELTGTASPLATSIDIVLSITKHLRQADVAGKFVEFFGSGVSQLSVADRTTIANMCPEYGAILSFFPVDNVTLKHLKHTGFDKAKLEVMEAYLKAVKLFRNDESSSREPEYSQIVQISLSSIIPYVSGPKRSQDRVAVNNMKSDFQACLNEKTGVKGFQIAVEKQNDIVPVQYEGNEYKLSHGCIVIAAVISCTNNCNPSVMLAAGLLAKKAVEAGLVVKPYIRTSLSPGSGMVTHYLSSSGVLPYLSKLGFEVVGYGCSTCVGNTAPLPEAIRNAIKQGDIIACGVLSGTKNFEGRLCDCVRANYLASPPLVVAYAIAGTVRIDFETEPLGTGFNGKSIYLRDIWPTRKELHTVEEECVISSMFKELKEKMEKGNKRWNSLEAPESALFPWDLKSTYIRCPSFFDKLAKEPVSPQAIENAHVLLYLGDSVTTDHISPAGSIARSSAAAKYLTNKGLTPREFNSYGARRGNDAVMTRGTFANIKLLNKFIGKPAPKTIHFPSGQTLDVFEAAELYQKEGIPVIILAGKKYGLGSSRDWAAKGPFLLGVKAVLAESYEKVHKSQLIGIGIAPLQFLPGENPNTLGLTGREQFSILFPPELSPGMTLDIKTSTGKVFSVIALFENDVEITLYKYGGSLNFVARRFL; from the exons tgGAATTCCAGCAATGGTGGATTTTGCTGCCATGAGGGAAGCAGTGAGAAATGCTGGAGGAGATCCTGTGAAAGTCAATCCTGCCTGCCCAACTGATCTCACTGTTGACCATTCTCTGCAGATTGATTTCAGCAAATG TGCAATACAGAATACTCCAAATCCTGGAGGTGGTGAGTCACAGAAGCCGACGGCAAAGCTTTCTCCACTTAAAGTACAGCCTCGGAAGTTACCTTGCAGGGGTCAGACTGGCTGCAAGGGGCCATGTAGTGCTGGAGATTCAAGTCGCAGCTCAGGACAGTTCCCTGCGCAGATTGAAAACACGCCAATCCTCTGTCCTTTTCACCTTCAGCCGGTGCCTGA GCCTGAGACAGTATTGAAGAATCAAGAGATGGAATTCGGCAGAAATAGAGAGAGACTTCAATTTTTTAAG TGGAGTTCAAAGGTTTTCAAGAATATTTCCATAATTCCACCGGAGACTGGAATGGCGCACCAAGTTAACTTGGAATATCTGTCAAGAGTTGTTTTTGAAGTTAAAGATTTCCTGTATCCAGATAGTGTGGTTGGCACAGATTCTCATACGACCATGGTAAATGGCTTGGGTATCTTGGGCTGGG GTGTTGGGGGGATTGAAACAGAAGCAGTGATGCTGGGGATGCCAGTTACTCTAACTCTGCCAGAGGTGGTTGGGTGCGAACTGACAGGCACAGCCAGCCCACTTGCTACATCCATAGATATTGTTCTAAGCATTACAAAG CATCTTAGGCAAGCTGATGTTGCCGGAAAATTTGTTGAGTTCTTTGGGAGTGGTGTTTCCCAGCTGTCTGTAGCAGACCGAACCACAATAGCAAATATGTGTCCTGAATATGGTGCTATTCTGAGCTTTTTCCCTGTTGATAATGTGACATTGAAGCACTTAAAGCATACAG GTTTTGACAAGGCCAAGCTTGAAGTCATGGAAGCATATCTTAAAGCTGTGAAGTTATTTAGAAATGATGAGAGTTCTTCCAGAGAACCTGAGTATTCCCAG atagTGCAAATTAGTTTAAGTTCTATAATTCCGTATGTCAGTGGCCCCAAGAGATCCCAAGATAGAGTGGCTGTTAATAACATGAAAAGTGACTTCCAAGCCTGCTTAAATGAAAAG ACTGGTGTTAAAGGGTTTCAGATTGCAGTTGAGAAACAGAATGACATTGTACCTGTTCAGTATGAAGGAAATGAATACAAGCTATCTCACGGCTGCATTGTCATTGCTGCAGTAATCAGCTGTACCAATAATTGCAATCCATCTGTCATGCTTGCTGCAG GACTTCTGGCCAAAAAAGCTGTTGAAGCTGGCCTAGTGGTAAAGCCCTACATAAGAACAAGTTTATCACCAGGCAGTGGAATGGTTACGCATTACCTCAGTTCAAGTGGAGTATTACCATACCTCAGTAAGCTTGG gTTTGAGGTTGTCGGTTATGGGTGTTCAACCTGTGTTGGAAACACTGCTCCCCTTCCAGAAGCCATCAGGAATGCAATAAAACAG GGTGATATAATTGCCTGTGGAGTGCTGTCTGGAACAAAGAACTTTGAAGGACGGCTCTGCGACTGTGTCCGTGCCAACTACCTTGCTTCTCCACCGCTAGTAGTTGCTTATGCTATTGCAGGCACTGTTAGAATAGACTTCGAGACTGAGCCTTTGG GCACTGGCTTTAATGGCAAAAGTATCTACCTACGAGATATTTGGCCCACCCGAAAAGAGCTACACACAGTGGAGGAAGAGTGTGTGATATCATCCATGTTTAaggaattgaaagaaaaaatggag AAGGGAAACAAACGATGGAATTCACTGGAAGCGCCTGAGTCAGCTTTATTTCCCTGGGATTTGAAATCTACTTATATCAGATGTCCTTCCTTTTTCGATAAACTT GCCAAAGAACCAGTTTCACCACAAGCAATTGAAAATGCCCATGTCTTGTTGTATTTGGGAGATTCTGTAACTACAGATCACATATCCCCTGCTGGAAGCATTGCAAGGAGTAGTGCTGCTGCGAAGTATCTGACCAACAAAGG aCTCACACCTCGTGAATTCAACTCTTATGGAGCTCGAAGAGGTAATGATGCTGTGATGACAAGAGGTACCTTTGCAAATATCAAGCTTCTGAATAAGTTCATAGGAAAACCAGCTCctaaaacaattcattttccATCTGGACAAACg CTAGATGTGTTTGAAGCAGCAGAGTTGTACCAGAAAGAAGGCATTCCTGTAATTATTTTAGCAGGAAAGAAGTATGGACTAGGTAGCTCAAGAGACTGGGCGGCAAAAGGACCTTTTCTACTG GGTGTTAAAGCTGTCCTGGCTGAAAGCTACGAGAAGGTCCATAAAAGCCAATTGATTGGAATAGGCATAGCTCCACTTCAGTTTCTTCCTGGGGAAAATCCAAATACTTTGGGTCTCACTGGCAGAGAGCAGTTTTCTATATTGTTCCCTCCAGAGCTGTCGCCTGGAATGACTTTGGATATTAAG acaaGCACTGGAAAAGTGTTCAGCGTGATTGCCTTGTTTGAAAACGACGTGGAGATAACTTTATACAAATATGGTGGAAGTCTAAACTTTGTGGCTCGAAGATTCTTATAG